Proteins encoded together in one Penicillium digitatum chromosome 1, complete sequence window:
- a CDS encoding O-methyltransferase, family 2: MPIPRYHTLLFVQTDAQGLGSGIKHHVTGDVVTDMHYESAKYENPETDENFFSTDLLGHTRALNYPKNWNDLLQSIPAPPKQKAFNQVTMKTEPVKSWDPLTFYEPGEPRRPLIQCTEWIEDQAIPILINAGLIQWRHECIAGA, from the coding sequence ATGCCCATACCACGATATCACACTTTACTCTTCGTCCAGACAGACGCTCAGGGTCTAGGTAGTGGCATCAAGCACCACGTTACGGGTGACGTTGTGACAGACATGCACTACGAGTCAGCAAAATACGAAAACCCCGAGACGGACGAGAACTTCTTCTCGACGGATCTCCTTGGGCATACCAGAGCTCTCAACTATCCCAAGAACTGGAACGATCTTCTTCAGTCTATCCCAGCGCCACCGAAGCAGAAGGCTTTCAACCAAGTGACGATGAAGACGGAGCCCGTCAAGAGCTGGGATCCTCTGACGTTCTACGAGCCTGGAGAGCCTCGTCGGCCATTAATTCAATGTACGGAGTGGATTGAGGACCAGGCAATCCCGATTTTGATTAATGCGGGCCTGATTCAGTGGAGGCATGAGTGTATCGCTGGTGCGTAA
- a CDS encoding Amino acid transporter, putative has protein sequence MGIAILLFLIFAGIEKAPFYGNSGNYPTEGPVKTYAFPLPGTTWVACMNAVMNITFIWVPQILFPTFISEMERPQDFPKALAVLAVISAILFIVPSTIGFHFLGQYSTAPAFGSLGIVSDKKASFGFVIVPTLIIGAIYANVTGKFLYTRILGKSRHSHSHTVIGWGVWGIIMVVIWILGFVFAEIIPSMGDFLSLLSAAFDSFFGFIYFALAYWQLNRGALFRGLGRTAMTVLNVFILIVGLFLLGPGMYAAVEAIIADYAGDVTPAFTCANMAI, from the coding sequence ATGGGTATTGCAATCCTCCTTTTCCTCATTTTCGCCGGTATCGAGAAAGCCCCTTTCTACGGAAACAGCGGCAACTACCCGACTGAAGGACCCGTGAAAACCTATGCCTTCCCCTTACCAGGTACCACGTGGGTTGCTTGCATGAACGCTGTGATGAATATCACCTTTATCTGGGTCCCCCAAATTTTGTTCCCAACCTTCATCTCCGAGATGGAAAGACCACAAGATTTCCCCAAAGCACTGGCCGTTCTCGCAGTGATCTCTgccatcctcttcatcgtccCTTCCACCATCGGATTCCATTTCCTAGGCCAATATTCTACAGCCCCAGCCTTTGGCAGTCTGGGAATCGTCTCGGACAAGAAAGCGTCATTCGGCTTCGTGATCGTCCCTACCCTGATTATTGGTGCAATCTACGCCAACGTGACTGGGAAGTTCCTCTACACTCGCATCCTCGGCAAGTCTCGACATTCCCACAGCCACACCGTGATTGGATGGGGCGTTTGGGGGATCATCATGGTCGTGATCTGGATCCTTGGGTTTGTTTTCGCAGAGATCATTCCCAGCATGGGTGATTTCCTTTCCCTGCTGAGTGCGGCCTTTGATTCGTTCTTTGGGTTCATCTATTTCGCCCTTGCATACTGGCAATTGAACCGGGGAGCCCTTTTCCGCGGTCTGGGGAGGACTGCCATGACGGTGCTCAATGTTTTCATCCTGATAGTTGGACTGTTCTTGCTAGGTCCTGGGATGTATGCAGCCGTGGAGGCGATCATTGCTGACTACGCGGGAGATGTCACACCTGCCTTTACGTGTGCCAACATGGCTATCTAA
- a CDS encoding Ankyrin repeat protein, protein MPPSRSSITSDSHERLEPRLLRAAESNDIDSLKKIIFLAQEYNQVTDNFLRIGLMRSAERACVAATEYLLILGAKTDVPSNRASPLLRAVERDHYEIVRLLLDHGASPDSADKDGRTALMTAAWKNHTDILHLLIMRGADVNKRDLRQRNALHNLAADKACRWGWGDEAVKLLLRTECLVDGAGGRDELGRTPLHWACASGNWRLAEMLLTRNAGEGDGEGQRPGPAKIDAVELRGKTALHVATAHDRADIVQLLLAHKSAVNAASDGGWTPLHNACDKGCVEIVRILVGEGAQINAQLLNGITPLHLAAQGGHKEVVECLLERPDLRRRVRDNFGSTPFLRAAQFKRKDIVLLLAPFNNVESLSDDVKDACAAFDATVVDFGNFHNENRVKRMSVFNLLYGRDQENPRKQAITTVPADSRGTDFRWIHLPANNMAWVEALLTKSFIEEGAHDVDGFKGLEKSFNYQHRGQRTHSHFMRPLCQNTPRTMLRRHEEEVSEEPVSESVQAKAMDSTIRKQKGTGGKPDKLDSFFHDEGAGSHGKKSKNNQKRGKSSSAPGTPRQETKGKSPWGQSEKQARSSPLSSSTFCKDSHPLVSAGNVCVFMPYLHFETTERRQKMQDAILRAEMLEFVSSGMKRRRTRDEMLIDAHLSSSTTSLHIRRTLDQFFYPNIDTKSRDQDQVVYRYQTKSPGMGADPKIFMVDQLWMWVLGTNLIVTAFPQRWDQPKNDPLNVLDGIIEDINSKTRDPVKSVYDLAMIITNRCSGVFDRHRLGDEEYQFLDMFESSIGIATDKETVLFNQFNHASGQASDWLKSHRKLNGSFSSPPKPHNGTNESSSYCDEDGQPLFVDRLLDIGQETDLLAETKDIRDELNMIRTVLEHQTNVLLDFQEIVCETYQGQHRSQFEVKKRFKDQQRMIDMHLKDIDRMDKQAERIYHSITDLLDLKQKHANAFEARFARDQAAGTARQSKTIMVFTIVTIVFLPLSFIASIFTINLKEFENLNLGYVAIFTFGIGFAISIPLVWVALMVDDIGGFFRVGGRRWLSNREKVPARSERGEAILQALEMEKTTSLSRMRRSIDGYGGSLLPVSTHGTETSRRPDLYVGGLSSGTVRKSYDLRSSVDYRSR, encoded by the coding sequence ATGCCGCCCTCCCGCTCCAGCATAACAAGCGACAGCCACGAGCGTCTCGAGCCTCGACTCCTACGCGCCGCAGAATCAAACGACATCGACTCCCTCAAAAAGATAATCTTCCTCGCCCAAGAGTACAATCAAGTAACCGACAACTTCCTCCGTATCGGATTAATGCGCAGCGCCGAACGAGCTTGCGTCGCTGCAACAGAATatctcctcatcctcggCGCAAAAACAGACGTCCCCTCAAACCGCGCCTCACCACTTCTTCGCGCAGTCGAACGCGACCACTATGAAATCGTCCGTCTCCTCCTCGATCATGGCGCCAGCCCAGACTCCGCGGATAAAGACGGTCGCACCGCTCTCATGACTGCCGCATGGAAGAATCACACTGATATCCTGCATCTGCTCATTATGCGCGGCGCGGATGTGAACAAGCGCGATCTGCGCCAGAGGAATGCGTTGCATAACCTCGCTGCTGATAAGGCTTGTCGGTGGGGGTGGGGGGATGAGGCTGTGAAGTTGCTATTGAGGACGGAGTGTCTTGTTGACGGGGCTGGGGGACGAGATGAGCTTGGACGTACGCCATTGCATTGGGCGTGTGCGTCGGGGAATTGGAGGCTGGCGGAGATGTTGTTGACGAGGAATGCTGGTGAGGGGGACGGGGAGGGTCAGAGGCCCGGGCCGGCGAAGATCGATGCGGTTGAGTTGCGTGGTAAGACGGCGTTGCATGTTGCTACAGCCCACGACAGGGCGGATATCGTGCAGCTGCTGCTTGCGCACAAGTCGGCTGTAAATGCTGCGAGTGATGGTGGCTGGACGCCGCTTCATAATGCCTGTGATAAGGGGTGTGTGGAGATTGTCCGGATTTTGGTCGGCGAAGGCGCGCAGATCAATGCTCAGCTGTTGAATGGTATCACGCCGCTGCATCTTGCTGCGCAGGGGGGTCATAAAGAGGTTGTGGAGTGTCTGCTCGAGAGACCGGATCTGAGGCGTCGGGTTAGGGATAATTTTGGCAGTACGCCGTTTCTGCGCGCGGCGCAGTTCAAGAGGAAGGATATTGTGCTGTTACTTGCGCCGTTTAACAATGTTGAGAGCCTGTCTGATGATGTGAAGGACGCTTGTGCGGCGTTCGATGCTACTGTTGTTGATTTTGGAAATTTCCATAATGAGAATCGGGTTAAGCGCATGTCGGTGTTTAATCTGCTTTATGGGAGGGATCAGGAGAATCCTAGAAAACAGGCTATTACTACAGTGCCGGCTGACAGTCGTGGCACTGATTTCCGGTGGATTCACTTACCGGCGAACAATATGGCGTGGGTGGAAGCTCTGCTTACCAAGTCTTTTATTGAGGAAGGGGCGCATGATGTTGACGGGTTCAAGGGACTGGAAAAGTCTTTCAACTATCAGCATCGGGGTCAAAGGACGCACTCGCACTTTATGCGGCCGTTGTGTCAGAATACGCCGCGGACGATGCTGCGGcgacacgaagaggaggttTCAGAGGAGCCTGTTTCCGAGAGTGTGCAGGCGAAGGCCATGGATAGCACTATTCGCAAGCAAAAAGGCACAGGCGGCAAACCTGACAAGCTGGATTCTTTCTTCCACGATGAAGGGGCAGGCTCACATGgaaaaaagagcaaaaaCAATCAGAAGCGTGGCAAGTCCAGCAGCGCACCGGGAACTCCCAGACAGGAGACGAAAGGGAAGTCACCGTGGGGCCAGAGTGAGAAACAGGCGCGGTCATCACCCCTGTCTTCATCAACATTTTGTAAAGACTCTCACCCTCTGGTTTCTGCAGGTAATGTCTGCGTGTTCATGCCGTATCTACACTTCGAGACCACAGAGCGCAGACAAAAGATGCAGGATGCAATCTTACGAGCGGAAATGCTGGAGTTTGTGTCCAGTGGGATGAAGCGAAGGCGCACAAGAGACGAGATGCTCATTGACGCGCATCTATCATCCTCTACGACCTCCCTCCATATTCGCCGAACGCTGGACCAGTTTTTCTACCCAAACATCGATACCAAGAGTCGGGATCAGGATCAGGTGGTGTATCGTTACCAAACAAAAAGCCCCGGAATGGGGGCAGATCCCAAGATATTCATGGTTGATCAACTGTGGATGTGGGTTTTGGGCACGAATCTGATTGTAACGGCCTTCCCGCAGAGATGGGATCAGCCCAAGAATGACCCGCTTAACGTGCTGGATGGGATCATCGAAGACATCAATTCCAAAACCCGAGACCCGGTTAAATCAGTGTATGATCTGGCCATGATAATCACTAATCGATGCTCGGGAGTCTTCGATCGACACCGCTTAGGCGATGAAGAGTACCAGTTTTTAGATATGTTCGAGTCATCCATCGGTATAGCCACAGACAAAGAGACCGTGCTTTTTAACCAGTTCAATCACGCCTCCGGACAGGCATCCGACTGGTTGAAAAGTCACCGGAAGCTGAACGGCTCCTTCAGCTCTCCGCCCAAGCCCCACAATGGGACGAACGAAAGTAGCAGCTACTGCGACGAGGACGGCCAGCCACTCTTCGTCGACCGGCTATTGGACATCGGACAGGAAACCGATCTCCTAGCCGAGACAAAGGACATTCGAGACGAGCTGAACATGATCCGGACAGTGCTGGAGCACCAAACCAACGTGCTGCTTGACTTCCAAGAAATTGTCTGCGAGACCTACCAAGGCCAGCATCGGTCCCAATTTGAGGTCAAGAAACGGTTCAAAGACCAGCAGCGCATGATCGACATGCATCTGAAGGATATTGACCGCATGGATAAACAGGCCGAGCGCATCTACCACTCCATTACGGACCTGCTAGATCTTAAGCAGAAACACGCCAACGCTTTTGAAGCACGCTTTGCGCGTGATCAGGCCGCTGGTACAGCCCGCCAGAGCAAGACAATTATGGTCTTTACTATTGTTACTATTGTCTTCCTGCCGTTGTCGTTCATCGCCTCCATCTTCACGATCAACCTGAAAGAATTCGAAAATTTGAACCTCGGTTACGTGGCAATTTTTACTTTTGGTATTGGCTTTGCAATTTCGATTCCACTTGTCTGGGTCGCTCTCATGGTTGATGATATTGGTGGTTTCTTCCGTGTGGGTGGTCGGCGCTGGCTGTCTAACCGGGAGAAGGTGCCTGCGAGAAGTGAACGGGGCGAGGCAATACTCCAGGctttggagatggagaaaacGACAAGTTTGTCGCGAATGAGGAGGAGTATCGATGGATATGGTGGCAGTCTACTACCTGTTTCTACACATGGCACAGAGACATCAAGGCGGCCAGATCTATACGTTGGTGGATTAAGCAGCGGCACTGTGCGAAAAAGTTACGATCTACGGTCTAGTGTGGACTACAGGTCACGATGA
- a CDS encoding Pyridoxal phosphate-dependent transferase, major domain — MTHTVPPDQPIDLLTGWPNPALLPALNLRHSATTVLSNPSLANPALLYGPDEGYEPLRTHIAAWLSDFYQQREPISTQRICITGGASQNLACVLQTFTDPVYTRNVWMVVPTYHLAARIMDDAGFAGRLRGIPEDDEGVDIAVLENGLRAAEKIALRDGNTEPKMKPPRPWRKIYKHIIYAVPTFANPSGKIMSLHRREALVRLARQYDALIVTDDVYDFLWWSATPGEEFYGNRACSPRLIDVDRYLDGGPLDEWGHTISNGSFSKLIGPGARTGWAEASERVAYGLSQTGSSRSGGAPSHLTAAIIDQMFPTGVPNHIRNVLQPKYAERYHTLLSAVLEHLVPLGVTVPAPGPAAGGYFMWIGLPAPLIAADVVQLAQSDEKLRVSPGHVFQVPGDRVIDEGFADHLRLCFAWEEPPHLTEGIRRLARVLNRMTRTQV; from the exons ATGACACACACCGTTCCCCCCGACCAGCCTATTGACCTCCTAACCGGCTGGCCCAACCCCGCGCTCCTCCCCGCGCTCAATCTGCGCCACTCCGCCACAACCGTACTCTCCAATCCCTCCCTCGCAAACCCTGCCCTTCTCTACGGTCCCGATGAAGGATACGAGCCGCTGCGCACACACATCGCTGCATGGCTGAGCGATTTCTACCAGCAGCGCGAGCCCATCTCAACACAGCGCATTTGTATCACCGGCGGGGCGAGCCAGAACCTAGCTTGCGTGCTGCAAACCTTCACAGATCCGGTCTACACACGAAATGTATGGATGGTCGTACCGACATACCACCTGGCTGCGCGCATCATGGACGACGCCGGCTTCGCCGGGCGTCTACGTGGAATCcccgaagatgacgaggGTGTTGACATAGCGGTGCTGGAGAACGGGTTGCGCGCCGCGGAAAAGATTGCTCTGCGCGATGGAAATACTGAGCCG AAAATGAAACCGCCTAGGCCCTGGCGCAAGATCTACAAGCATATCATCTATGCTGTGCCGACTTTCGCAAATCCCTCAGGGAAGATCATGTCGCTGCATAGACGTGAAGCGCTCGTTCGCCTCGCCCGCCAGTACGATGCACTGATCGTCACGGATGATGTGTACGATTTCCTTTGGTGGTCGGCCACGCCAGGAGAGGAATTCTACGGTAACCGTGCGTGTAGTCCGCGCCTTATCGACGTGGACCGCTACTTGGACGGTGGTCCACTGGATGAATGGGGACACACAATAAGCAACGGTAGTTTCAGCAAGCTGATCGGACCTGGGGCCCGTACCGGCTGGGCCGAGGCGTCGGAAAGAGTTGCGTATGGATTATCACAAAC AGGCTCTTCCCGATCGGGCGGCGCTCCTTCCCATCTAACCGCCGCTATCATTGACCAGATGTTCCCCACAGGCGTACCAAACCACATCCGTAACGTCCTCCAACCGAAATACGCCGAGCGCTACCACACTTTGCTATCGGCAGTCCTCGAGCATCTCGTCCCGCTGGGCGTCACAGTCCCAGCACCGGGCCCCGCCGCCGGAGGATACTTTATGTGGATCGGTCTACCGGCGCCGTTGATCGCCGCCGACGTAGTCCAGCTCGCGCAGAGCGACGAAAAACTGCGTGTGTCACCTGGTCATGTGTTCCAGGTCCCCGGAGACCGGGTGATTGATGAGGGGTTTGCGGATCATCTACGCCTCTGTTTTGCGTGGGAAGAGCCACCTCATTTGACCGAGGGGATACGTAGGCTAGCGCGTGTTCTCAATCGTATGACTCGTACCCAGGTCTAG
- a CDS encoding Amino acid transporter, transmembrane: protein MSKEDKELGYVLGTESDGTDSFDTITALVAADHAHEIKLRTMTWQKTACLLAGEQVCLAIMAQSWSLSVLGWVPGIITMVLCGLLFWVTSITMHKYIMKHPHIMDICDFGYHVFGQSKTAYIFSAFMMLANNILLIGFHVLTGAKVLNTLSDHSLCTAVFSIIVALMGVIMSIPRTLHHVSLMSMFSCK from the exons ATGTCCAAGGAAGACAAGGAACTGGGCTATGTGCTGGGCACGGAATCCGATGGAACAGACTCTTTTGACACCATCACTGCTCTGGTAGCCGCAG ACCATGCCCATGAGATCAAGCTTCGGACGATGACATGGCAGAAGACGGCCTGCTTGCTTGCCGGTGAGCAGGTTTGTCTGGCTATTATGGCACAATCGTGGTCTCTCTC TGTTCTCGGATGGGTTCCAGGGATCATTACGATGGTCCTTTGCGGACTCCTATTCTGGGTCACGTCCATCACGATGCATAAGTATATCATGAAGCATCCTCATATCATGGATATCT GCGACTTTGGATATCATGTATTTGGACAGAGCAAAACTGCCTACATCTTCTCCGCATTCATGATGCTTGCGAACAATATTCTTCTCATCGGATTTCACGTCTTGACCGGCGCCAAGGTTCTGAATACCCTCTCGGACCACTCATTGTGCACGGCTGTCTTCTCAATCATTGTGGCCCTGATGGGAGTCATCATGTCTATCCCACGGACCTTGCACCATGTTAGCCTCATGTCCATGTTTTCATGCAAGTAG
- a CDS encoding Pyridine nucleotide-disulfide oxidoreductase, putative → MDPTDGIGKSFLSCIIMQTRPLNAMLPLRRQTLRKRNPFHPLAHPFNITHKSPPNIAPAIHTPGWRCLATQAEQPSTAQELDTKKERVVILGSGWGGYTLSRRLSQKTYAPLIISPRSYFVFTPLLTNTASGSLDFSNIVEPVRDPRAKVDFIQGAARAVNLKKKTVLCEATVVKSGVTESPRTAEEYRGTEEGPEATNKQPMQAHLQWEQGEIFEVPYDKLVIAVGAVSRTFGTPGVRENAMFFKDIGDAKRVKRRVRECFELAVLPFTTPEMRKWLLNFAIVGAGPTGIELAASLRDFIYSDMMALYPSLNEMPKITLYDVAPKVLSMFDESLSRYAMETMTREGIDIKTSHHVKSLRWGAPGAPPPYHMDPKRCLTLTTEEDGELGVGMCVWATGNGMPKFITESLDSVEAFPTDSVHSIEASSEAPQNPEIASWKFKKAPKNGPLLVDGHLRVQLQNEAGQTAVLRDVFALGDNAMPENGAPPATAQATNQESKWLADRLNKGDLAQTPPFSFRNLGTMAYIGDERALMQIPHNGDRASNSFLPEGIKGRTASLIWKMAYISMSISWRNKLRVAFRWTLNKIFGRDVSRF, encoded by the exons ATGGATCCTACCGA CGGAATAGGGAAATCCTTCCTC TCCTGCATTATCATGCAAACCCGGCCATTGAACGCGATGCTCCCTCTGCGGCGCCAGACCCTGCGCAAACGGAACCCGTTCCATCCCCTTGCCCACCCTTTTAATATTACACACAAATCTCCTCCTAACATTGCTCCCGCTATTCATACACCAGGCTGGAGATGCCTTGCAACACAAGCTGAACAGCCCTCTACAGCCCAGGAGTTAGACACGAAAAAAGAACGAGTCGTCATTCTTGGATCCGGCTGGGGCGGATACACCCTTTCGCGGAGGCTTTCTCAAAAGACCTATGCACCTCTCATAATCTCCCCTCGCTCATACTTTGTTTTTACCCCTCTCCTCACCAACACGGCCAGCGGATCCCTTGATTTCTCGAACATAGTCGAGCCCGTGCGCGACCCGCGCGCCAAAGTCGACTTCATCCAGGGAGCTGCGCGTGCAGTTAacttgaaaaagaaaaccgTTCTATGCGAAGCAACTGTCGTTAAAAGCGGTGTTACCGAGTCACCTCGCACGGCGGAAGAGTACCGAGGAACCGAAGAAGGCCCGGAGGCCACGAATAAGCAACCAATGCAAGCACATCTTCAATGGGAACAGGGAGAAATCTTCGAAGTACCCTATGACAAGCTTGTCATTGCGGTAGGCGCCGTCAGCCGCACGTTTGGGACACCAGGGGTGCGGGAGAATGCAATGTTCTTCAAGGACATCGGGGACGCGAAAAGGGTCAAGCGGCGTGTGCGGGAATGCTTTGAGCTGGCCGTCCTACCATTCACTACCCCAGAGATGCGAAAATGGCTACTGAACTTCGCGATTGTTGGAGCTGGCCCAACCGGTATCGAGCTTGCAGCATCGCTGCGCGATTTTATCTACTCCGACATGATGGCACTATACCCGAGTCTTAATGAAATGCCGAAGATCACCTTGTACGATGTTGCGCCCAAGGTGCTTTCAATGTTCGACGAGTCGCTTTCACGCTATGCGATGGAGACTATGACGCGCGAGGGTATTGATATCAAGACCTCCCACCATGTCAAAAGTTTGCGCTGGGGCGCGCCCGGTGCGCCTCCGCCATACCACATGGATCCTAAGCGTTGTCTGACTCTTACAACCGAGGAGGATGGTGAACTGGGTGTTGGTATGTGTGTCTGGGCGACTGGTAATGGTATGCCCAAGTTCATTACCGAATCGCTTGATTCAGTCGAGGCATTCCCTACAGACTCAGTTCATAGCATTGAGGCCTCCTCAGAAGCACCTCAAAATCCTGAAATCGCATCGTGGAAATTCAAGAAAGCTCCCAAGAACGGGCCCCTTCTTGTCGACGGGCATCTGCGTGTACAGCTGCAAAATGAAGCAGGCCAGACAGCCGTTCTTCGGGACGTGTTTGCGTTAGGTGACAATGCCATGCCAGAGAACGGTGCCCCTCCTGCAACGGCACAGGCTACCAACCAAGAATCGAAGTGGCTGGCTGATCGCTTGAATAAAGGTGATCTGGCCCAGACCCCGCCGTTTTCTTTCCGCAACCTGGGCACGATGGCGTACATTGGTGACGAACGGgcattgatgcaaataccCCACAACGGTGACCGTGCCTCCAACAGTTTCCTACCGGAAGGGATCAAGGGTCGTACTGCATCGCTCATTTGGAAGATGGCGTATATCAGCATGTCTATCAGTTGGCGCAACAAACTCCGTGTGGCTTTCCGGTGGACGTTGAATAAGATCTTTGGTCGGGATGTTTCGCGGTTTTGA
- a CDS encoding Zinc-binding dehydrogenase family protein, with protein MLSAPVKSARRISSLFSLGSKDRDSHSSTVSAPVLNSSENPIDKRHQSSSKPTRHVSTPNAIYSSEPRTMPDNLDMEGLPPPPSLLAVNQDLASSAPSSLVGNPQSRGRDMTRPSSSGGLAIPGSTPDSRPSTPSSRRRSWMPGRSRGSSIDKRQTPMLPAAWIAGLDQKVVYDLNPLSTGEQIQELWNEQGDTYVYLFPQSAGRAPSFKVDSTIFAESPSLTYLARGEDGKSGLEQPTQALSLDTTSPPMSPLDSQPENDNDSAGSQRLAFEDTTEEAQELHLYLPIPLNCDVSNPQAKLTPEDTETLLLFRNLFAFLLGQSLIASPKSSTLFSIFMDVAVLLARFEFSNLDASNFGETATSSFSNYCEELRLADVRRSREKTIEAIVLGERLRYYPLYVEGFVHGVGKLDEIKQLRSPKYAFIHPITQKRLERAFIDLDTRLRGLYGKLEDFDFPSVFSGVANSTTSEESKVVRFKNWKTGFQEFRRFTIQYYRQKYGSWPPKARSKKNEFEENGLNRLLLLDLYHDFTDLYDLMVDRTSLTTRTIDISGVNNESLESSDPKQVTLRALRQVLSEYDRSTPPVLPPIPFDIPQIPSLQPLHRKPLDAKKEAKQSAKKLKDSDINAVLMASYTREAMRPTPFIESFMQFERRSAHGKNVTDLTDLRCGQWIFLYAVIQALPMLVVDVPDVHFNEGVEYFLCIAPRGGAPWIQNDTKTSRSWFGVAGGAGVVSLPSDVVINGVEGVYRRSHCWQVAEQWAEAGALLDPPMMDDATYDDEESSISSPYQGQPSSAGSSSDPYPNPMMAPGGLTTPPPAIPRTRSPTAAQRSEHRHSFYPGLEALPLPAGVAPIEPPTRPLSRFNPNMSFDDILKEVPQKDKKKH; from the exons ATGTTGTCGGCTCCCGTTAAGTCGGCGAGGCGGATCTCGTCTCTGTTTTCGTTGGGATCCAAAGATCGGGACTCCCACTCCTCGACCGTGTCTGCGCCAGTCTTGAATTCCTCGGAAAACCCCATTGACAAACGACACCAGAGTAGCTCAAAACCCACGCGTCATGTCTCGACCCCAAATGCCATCTACTCTTCTGAGCCCCGAACCATGCCTGACAACCTCGACATGGAAGGCTTACCCCCGCCACCTTCACTTCTGGCGGTGAACCAAGATCTGGCCAGCAGCGCGCCGAGTTCGCTCGTTGGCAATCCGCAGAGCAGGGGGCGCGATATGACTAGGCCATCCAGCTCCGGAGGGCTGGCTATCCCAGGATCGACCCCGGATTCTCGCCCCAGCACACCCTCATCGAGGCGCAGAAGTTGGATGCCCGGTCGTTCGCGCGGCAGCTCAATCGATAAGCGGCAAACTCCTATGCTTCCGGCTGCTTGGATTGCAGGACTGGACCAGAAAGTCGTTTACGATCTGAATCCATTGTCCACAGGAGAACAG ATCCAGGAACTATGGAACGAGCAAGGCGACACCTATGTCTATTTGTTCCCCCAGAGCGCCGGCCGTGCCCCATCCTTCAAGGTCGATTCCACCATCTTCGCCGAATCACCGTCCCTCACCTATCTAGCCCGCGGTGAGGATGGTAAGAGTGGGCTTGAGCAGCCAACCCAAGCATTGTCCCTCGACACAACCTCTCCCCCCATGTCACCACTGGACAGTCAGCCCGAAAACGACAACGACAGCGCGGGAAGCCAAAGATTGGCATTCGAAGATACAACTGAGGAAGCACAGGAACTCCATCTTTATCTCCCCATTCCGCTGAATTGTGATGTATCCAACCCGCAAGCAAAGCTCACTCCAGAAGACACAGAGACCCTTCTTTTGTTCCGCAATCTCTTCGCATTCCTGCTCGGCCAGTCTTTGATTGCCTCACCCAAGTCATCCACTCTTTTCTCTATCTTCATGGACGTCGCAGTCCTTTTGGCCCGGTTTGAGTTCTCGAACTTGGATGCGTCCAATTTTGGTGAGACTGCCACCTCCAGTTTCAGCAACTACTGTGAAGAATTGCGCCTTGCAGATGTCCGTCGAAGCAGGGAGAAGACGATCGAGGCCATTGTCTTAGGTGAGCGCCTGCGCTACTATCCGCTCTATGTTGAGGGCTTTGTCCATGGCGTTGGAAAGCTCGATGAGATCAAGCAATTGCGAAGCCCTAAATATGCATTTATCCATCCCATCACGCAGAAACGTTTGGAGCGCGCGTTCATTGACCTCGACACCCGTCTGCGCGGTCTCTATGGCAAACTGGAAGATTTCGATTTCCCTTCGGTTTTCTCGGGCGTCGCCAACTCGACTACGTCCGAGGAAAGTAAGGTGGTGCGCTTCAAGAACTGGAAGACGGGATTCCAAGAATTCCGCCGCTTTACTATCCAGTACTATCGACAGAAGTACGGCTCGTGGCCGCCCAAGGCTCgatcaaagaagaacgagtTTGAGGAAAACGGGCTGAATCGTCTTCTCCTTTTGGATCTGTACCACGACTTCACCGATCTCTACGATTTGATGGTTGACAGGACGTCCCTTACGACGCGTACCATTGATATCTCGGGCGTGAACAATGAGTCATTAGAATCATCCGATCCAAAGCAAGTGACCCTTCGTGCTTTGCGGCAAGTTCTTTCCGAGTACGACCGAAGCACACCACCAGTGCTTCCTCCCATTCCATTCGACATTCCTCAGATTCCGTCGCTGCAGCCCTTGCATCGGAAACCGCTTGATGCCAAGAAGGAGGCCAAGCAGAGTGCTAAAAAGCTCAAGGACTCCGACATCAACGCTGTTTTGATGGCATCTTATACCCGGGAAGCCATGCGACCCACTCCTTTCATTGAGAGCTTCATGCAATTCGAGCGTCGTTCGGCGCACGGCAAGAATGTCACTGATCTTACCGACCTCCGATGTGGCCAGTGGATCTTCCTATATGCCGTCATTCAAGCCCTCCCCATGCTGGTGGTGGATGTCCCTGATGTGCACTTCAATGAGGGTGTGGAGTATTTCCTCTGCATTGCCCCACGTGGCGGTGCTCCCTGGATACAAAACGACACTAAGACTTCTCGCAGCTGGTTCGGAGTTGCAGGTGGGGCTGGTGTTGTCAGCTTGCCATCTGACGTAGTGATCAATGGAGTGGAAGGTGTATACCGCCGCAGTCATTGTTGGCAAGTCGCCGAGCAGTGGGCCGAGGCAGGCGCTCTTCTCGATCCTCCTATGATGGATGACGCCAcctatgatgatgaggagtCCTCTATATCATCACCTTACCAGGGCCAACCATCGTCGGCTGGGTCCTCTTCGGATCCTTACCCGAACCCTATGATGGCCCCAGGTGGGCTCACAACTCCCCCTCCAGCTATTCCACGAACCCGCTCGCCTACCGCTGCCCAACGATCTGAGCATCGCCACTCATTCTATCCTGGATTGGAAGCCCTGCCTCTTCCCGCAGGTGTTGCTCCCATCGAGCCTCCCACTCGTCCGCTTAGTCGATTTAACCCGAACATGAGTTTCGACGATATTCTCAAGGAAGTCCCGCAGAAGGACAAAAAGAAGCATTAA